A single genomic interval of Pyrus communis chromosome 5, drPyrComm1.1, whole genome shotgun sequence harbors:
- the LOC137734760 gene encoding uncharacterized protein, with protein MASLAQTPFMMSANNVRRVHPAMQKSVNTSNTIHIPTFSHIRIKLSPVCCTKLTRWEPSAASYAPTESAGDNFLNKTSNIFETLSSISNDEAPETNSETLTDASNQTKTEFQVLKWPMWLLGPSLLLITGIVPTLWLPISSIFLGPNIASLLSLVGLDCIFNLGATLFLLMADSCARPKQPEQACKSKPPFSYQFWNMVATVSGFIVPLIMAFGSQKGFLQPQLPFISFAVLLGPYLLLISVQILTEMLTWHWQSPVWLVTPVVYESYRLLQLMRGLKLGTELSAPAWMMHTIRGLVSWWVLILGMQLMRVAWFAGFSARARKQ; from the coding sequence ATGGCATCATTAGCTCAAACTCCATTCATGATGTCTGCCAATAATGTTCGCAGAGTCCACCCTGCAATGCAGAAATCAGTGAACACATCAAATACAATACATATACCCACCTTTTCTCACATTCGGATAAAACTTTCCCCTGTTTGCTGCACAAAACTGACTCGCTGGGAGCCCTCAGCTGCCTCATACGCCCCCACGGAGAGTGCTGGTGACAACTTCTTGAATAAAACCTCCAACATATTTGAAACCCTTTCTTCTATTAGCAATGATGAAGCACCAGAAACCAACAGTGAAACGCTTACTGATGCAAGTAATCAGACAAAAACGGAGTTTCAGGTCCTCAAATGGCCAATGTGGCTCTTGGGCCCTTCTCTTCTCCTCATCACCGGCATCGTGCCAACTTTGTGGCTACCAATATCTTCCATATTCCTTGGCCCCAACATAGCCAGCCTGCTTTCCTTGGTCGGACTTGATTGTATATTTAATCTTGGCGCAACCCTTTTTCTACTCATGGCCGATTCTTGTGCTCGGCCTAAACAGCCAGAACAAGCCTGTAAAAGCAAGCCCCCGTTTAGCTACCAGTTTTGGAATATGGTTGCAACCGTGTCTGGATTTATCGTTCCCCTAATAATGGCTTTTGGATCCCAAAAGGGTTTCCTCCAACCCCAGCTGCCTTTCATCTCATTTGCAGTTCTATTGGGTCCCTACCTTCTGCTTATTTCAGTACAAATTCTGACAGAGATGCTGACTTGGCATTGGCAGTCACCCGTTTGGCTGGTGACCCCTGTAGTGTACGAGTCTTACCGGCTGTTGCAGCTAATGAGGGGACTGAAGCTTGGAACTGAGCTCAGTGCACCAGCATGGATGATGCATACGATCAGAGGACTAGTGTCGTGGTGGGTACTGATTCTTGGCATGCAGCTGATGAGAGTTGCTTGGTTTGCGGGTTTCAGTGCTCGAGCTCGTAAGCAGTAG
- the LOC137733658 gene encoding vesicle-associated protein 1-2-like: MSTGELLSIEPQELQFPFELRKQISCSLQLSNKTNDYVAFKVKTTNPKKYCVRPNTGVVLPRSTCDVIVTMQAQKEAPLDMQCKDKFLLQSAVASPGTTTKDITAEMFNKESGHNVEECKLRVLYVAPPRPPSPVREGSEEGSSPRASVDNGSAAASEFKAASRAFSEQHEPQDNSSEARTLIARLTEEKNSAIKQTNRLQQELAVLRRGVNRSAGGMPFIYVLLVGLIGIILGYILKKT; encoded by the exons ATGAGCACCGGCGAGCTTCTCAGCATCGAACCCCAAGAGCTCCAATTCCCCT TTGAATTGAGGAAACAGATCTCttgctctctgcaactctccaaCAAAACCAACGACTATGTGGCTTTCAAG GTAAAAACAACAAATCCCAAGAAGTATTGTGTTAGACCAAACACTGGGGTTGTGTTGCCAAGGTCCACATGTGATGTTATAG TGACAATGCAAGCACAAAAGGAGGCGCCTTTGGATATGCAATGCAAGGACAAGTTCCTTCTTCAGAGCGCCGTTGCCAGCCCTGGGACGACCACCAAGGACATCACTGCAGAGATG ttCAATAAGGAGTCGGGGCATAATGTTGAAGAGTGTAAGTTGAGGGTTCTCTATGTTGCTCCGCCTCGGCCACCATCGCCGGTTCGCGAAGGTTCAGAGGAAGGTTCATCACCCAGGGCTTCAGTGGACAACGGGAGTGCAGCTGCTTCTGAGTTCAAAGCC GCTTCAAGAGCTTTCTCTGAGCAACACGAGCCTCAAGATAACTCATCTGAg GCAAGGACATTAATTGCAAGGCTGACTGAGGAGAAAAATTCTGCCATTAAGCAAACTAACAGGCTTCAACAAGAACTG GCTGTTTTGAGGCGCGGGGTCAACAGGAGTGCTGGCGGTATGCCATTTATCTATGTTCTTCTAGTTGGCTTGATTGGCATTATTTTGGGGTACATTCTGAAGAAGACATGA